ATGTGCAGGGAAACAATCCTTCAGTTTCTCTCTCAGGCACAGACCAATTACAGTTGCCATGCTGCAGTGCTGAATGGTAGGCGTGAAGGTTATCCTACAAATGAACGAAAGAAGTCAGCACTAATAGAGAAAATCCCTAAACAACATGTTCTTCCGGGCTTTTTGTTTGTGGGATGAGGCACGACAGGAATTTAAAAGAGAGCAAGATACTAATACTAAAATGGTCGCTTTTCCCACATCAATGGGGGGTATAATCGGGACAGATGTATTTGACAGGAAGAAAGATTAGTAAAGTCAGGTACTCAAATAATATGTGGTAGTGATTCTTGTTCTCTTTCGAGTGGTTATTATTCTGATAAATTGGCATTAACTGGTTGATCATTCTTGCTCCATCACAACGAAGCACTGAACCTTGTCAGTAGGAACATATCAGCTATCCAGGAAACTCAAACACAGGATGACTAACTAAATACTAGCAATGACAACAATTTTTAAGATGCTTAACGCAGGACTCCTCATCCTGGCATGTATCATGCCTCGATTGAGTCCTTGACCACTACAATAACCACTGAGTGAGATGAGATGTACTAGAGACAGTGACTACAATAACCACATCCCCCAAACTCTCCCACCCACTTCTCCAATAAGGAAAATAACTAAAATCCCGCACATCAATCTTATGAAAGCAGCAAGCTCTGGAAATGAATTGAGGAACAATGCTGGTAATAAAGCTATAAGACTTGTTTGGAGAATGAATAGAGTTGAGCTTCACATTCCCCCTGAACTTTTGATGAAAGTTACAAGCTTTATTAACTCTGTACTATCTGAAATTAATAATACTTCTTTTTTCTCATTCATTGAATGGAAGCCACAATACAAATATAacaataataaatgaaaacagGTGAAATGGAGGAAAAGAGGGGGGGAGGGGGCGCTCACAAAATCCGGCCAAGCTTCTCATCAACAGTGATGGACTCCTCAGACAGAACGCTGAGCTGCTCTAGTGAATACGGATGCTCCGGATCCCTTATATCTCTCACGTAATGTAATCCAAACTTGCCAAGTCAAAGATCACAGCAACAACTCTGATTTTAACACCCaacataataatgaaacaaaggGCTTTTGAGATGGCAGTAGTAATATTATTTTGGTGCTAAGCAAGTTGAAGAACTAGGACTAATTATAATTAATCACATCTCCTCTGCAGCTTAGCACTTAGCAGTGAAACTCAAAGACAAAAAAACTTTCTTTTTAACTGATATGATTCAAAACAAGAGTAAGAACAATTGAAGAGAAAAGCAACCCAagacgatttttttttttttttttgtgattggggggggggggggggtaaggGGGATTAAGGATATCGTAAATCTCGAGAGGATCCACGGCGTCGTCGGCGTGAGGATCGTCGAGGGGGCGGGCCACTCTTTTTTTCTTGGCGTGCACCACCGGATTTGCATTTATCAGCCCCAATgtcatctttcttctttctctctttcttcctctttctcTCTCCGGAGAAaaacacactttttttttttttgacaccaGGAAAACACACTATCAACCCTCTTGTCTGTTTTCTGTTGAAGAATAATACTTCACCACTACTGATTAATCAATTCtcttccttaattcctttattattactggttttttttttttgggacaaaTTGATTCAGTTCTTGTTCATTAACTTTCAAAGGCCAGTCACAGCTCATAAGGGTGTTAATTTAATTAGCAGTTTAGCAGTGAGCAAGTAGGACTGGCAACAGGGGTTTAtgcttgtctttttttttttttttttttgagacaaCAATAATTATATAACCTAATCCATTTTACACTAAGAAGGAGGGAGCGAACCTAAGGAGGTCCAGAAATAACTCGAAGAGGACTGAACCACCATCGAACCAAACACGTGTACAACACATCcgcctgaattttttttaagcaaaccacttaaatgtaatattttttatggAAGCCAAGGTTTGAACCCTTGCTTCCCACCCCCACCGAGCTAGGTTGGTTTATGCTTgtcgtgtatatatatatatatatatatatatatatatatgattctAGAGGAAAGGAAACATCTAAGGCTAACAAAAAGTTTTCGTCAAGGGATGAACCTGCAATAAAACGGAATGGAAGTTTTTTTCCCTCTTcttatattttgtactagtagACTGAGTATCTTGTGATGATGGGGGTCAAAAACACGAAAAAGAAGCAATTGCCAATCACATTTTGTATCTGCTCCGAATCCAACaactaaaaaagggtaaattgggaATTATACACGCATCGAAAGCTTCAGAGCCGCAGCGGTCTCAAGGAGGCACGTATCTGCATCTCAATAACCAAAACATTACAAAGATGGCGAGCATCACTATTGCTCATTCACGACATCATCTCAAATGGCTTACTTCATATTCAAAACAGAGGAGGAATGGACTAACAGAACAGCAGGTATCAAACTGAATCTCTATGGTTTTAATCTAGTCAAGCGTGCTACTTTATGAAGAGCAAAACATTCCATGTCCTATTCAATCACCTATCCAACTATTTTTTGGACGTCTTTCCTTGCTTCTTCTTTATCACTTCATCCAGGTACATGATACCTTTGCCTTTGTAAACTTCTGGCGGCTTACAGCTACGGACAGCAGCAGCAAATTGATGAACCCTTTGCTTGTCGATCCCCGTGCAGCATACTACATTGTTTTTGAAGCAAAATACCCGAACTGCTGGAGGCACAGTCAGTTCTACCTCATGGCTGTAACCCAGTTTTAGATACAAGAGGCGACCTTCCGATTCAGCTCTGGCTTTGAAACCAACTCCCACAATCTTGAGAAAGCGAAAGAACTTGGCTTCCATTTGCAACAACTGACCGGACCACAAAACAAGAGTAGCCAAAGGTCAAGAGGGCAAATCATATCTGTGCTACACTGTTTGACTTGATAACCAACAGAAGAGAAGCACATGCATATgcgagttttctttcttcttcagcaAAATGTTTTCTGAAGAACTCTTTTAAGTTTTGGAACATGGTGTTGTAGCCATATTTTGACCTCACAATCATGTTCAAAACATTTAAGATGAAATAGATATGCCTTTGAGCTCATTTTTGTGTAGCTTTtttagcaaaaagaaaaaagcttcAATGTTGCAAACACACATCCAGAGCATTAGAGTAAAGAAAGCCACAAGGAAAAGGATGACAAAAAGGCTAAAAGATTCAGCCTCAGCAACAACAGATAAGCATCAAGAGAGCAAAAACCAGAAGCAGTCACGAAGTGACAACAATTCATGGGCATTAACATCTGCTTTTAACTTAATTTTGTGATAAACTTAAAATCTCAAATCCAGCAAAATTCGTCATATGATGGGAACAACAAGAAATGCACGACAAAAAACCAAATAACGATGCACCAAAAGGGTGGgtagatcaattcaaaccaagTCAGGCAGCTAGTTTGCACTAACAAGAGTACAGGCAGGAAAAAGTTAGGGTACAAATGAGAATAAACCCAATTATCTTAATTATACAACCCCTAACAAGACAACAAAGAAAGCAAATAGGCAAATCACAATGCTCTACTATATTTTGAGAAGCTAATAGggattcataaaaaaaaaaaaaaaaaaaccccaatgCAGTTGATCAAAGTAGCTGCAAAA
The genomic region above belongs to Coffea arabica cultivar ET-39 chromosome 7c, Coffea Arabica ET-39 HiFi, whole genome shotgun sequence and contains:
- the LOC140010426 gene encoding protein AE7-like 1 isoform X2 is translated as MTLGLINANPVVHAKKKRVARPLDDPHADDAVDPLEIYDIVRDIRDPEHPYSLEQLSVLSEESITVDEKLGRILITFTPTIQHCSMATVIGLCLREKLKDCFPAHFKVDIKVAPGSHADEEAVNKQLNDKERVAAALENPNLRQLVTECLYSSEL
- the LOC140010426 gene encoding protein AE7-like 1 isoform X1, which codes for MTLGLINANPVVHAKKKRVARPLDDPHADDAVDPLEIYDYVRDIRDPEHPYSLEQLSVLSEESITVDEKLGRILITFTPTIQHCSMATVIGLCLREKLKDCFPAHFKVDIKVAPGSHADEEAVNKQLNDKERVAAALENPNLRQLVTECLYSSEL
- the LOC140010741 gene encoding large ribosomal subunit protein uL6m-like, with the protein product MEAKFFRFLKIVGVGFKARAESEGRLLYLKLGYSHEVELTVPPAVRVFCFKNNVVCCTGIDKQRVHQFAAAVRSCKPPEVYKGKGIMYLDEVIKKKQGKTSKK